A region of Sugiyamaella lignohabitans strain CBS 10342 chromosome A, complete sequence DNA encodes the following proteins:
- the APL4 gene encoding Apl4p (Gamma-adaptin; large subunit of the clathrin-associated protein (AP-1) complex; binds clathrin; involved in vesicle mediated transport; GO_component: GO:0030121 - AP-1 adaptor complex [Evidence IPI,ISS] [PMID 10564262]; GO_component: GO:0005794 - Golgi apparatus [Evidence IEA,IEA]; GO_component: GO:0000139 - Golgi membrane [Evidence IEA]; GO_component: GO:0030131 - clathrin adaptor complex [Evidence IEA]; GO_component: GO:0030665 - clathrin-coated vesicle membrane [Evidence IEA]; GO_component: GO:0005737 - cytoplasm [Evidence IEA,IEA]; GO_component: GO:0031410 - cytoplasmic vesicle [Evidence IEA]; GO_component: GO:0016020 - membrane [Evidence IEA]; GO_component: GO:0030117 - membrane coat [Evidence IEA]; GO_function: GO:0030276 - clathrin binding [Evidence IPI,ISS] [PMID 10564262]; GO_function: GO:0008565 - protein transporter activity [Evidence IEA]; GO_process: GO:0006896 - Golgi to vacuole transport [Evidence IMP] [PMID 17003107]; GO_process: GO:0006886 - intracellular protein transport [Evidence IEA]; GO_process: GO:0015031 - protein transport [Evidence IEA,IEA]; GO_process: GO:0006810 - transport [Evidence IEA]; GO_process: GO:0016192 - vesicle-mediated transport [Evidence IEA]; GO_process: GO:0016192 - vesicle-mediated transport [Evidence IPI,ISS] [PMID 10564262]): MTSLKSFIKAIRAAKTIADERAVIQKESAAIRTSFREDYSDNKVRRQNVAKLLYLFTLGERTHFGQVECLKLLATSKFSDKRLGYLGTMLLLDENQEVLTLVTNSLSNDLSHPNQYVVALALCTLANIASTEMGRDLFADIEKILSSSNPYLKKKAALCAMRITRRVPELEEVFVDKAKLLVNDKNHGVLLCGISLIHDLCDNNPETMVPQFRPLVPKLIKNLKVLSTSGYAPEHDVAGVSDPFLQVKIIRLLGLLGAGDAQASEQMSDILAQIASNTDSSKNVGNAVLYETVLTIFGIEADSGLRVLGVNILGKFLSTRDNNTRYVALNTLLKVIDIEPTAVQRHRATIIECLQDVDISIRRRALELSFALINDQNTRVLIRELLAFLETADSEFKTNIISQIALAAEKYAPNSRWHIDTILRALKLAGAYAKENVLSSFITLVISSGEELQLYTVQKLYSALKKDISQEGLTLVGVWLIGEYANNLLKGGSYEEEELVQQVTEEDIVQLFENIINSLYATEVVREYVVNALMKLTVRFSSAAQIERIRLILQANASSLNVEVQQRVAEYNVLFGYDSVRRGVLEKMPPPEIREDLSKQAEKAKAHKKTARIPASHGSTTASAPSDVDLLLDLTGDSPSNGTTATNSAATTDLLSDIFGSSGNASAAANTGSANTGSAADLLSGLGGSSGPTSATPPAAKSANQNILDLFGSGPSPSPGTPPATATTASDLMNHVPADAYEAYNNNSLRLSFQPRKETPGSVTITATFQNTGSSPISDLVLQVAVPKSQKLQLQALSSSTVTPGQTARQLMKVSGAPNTNVRLRLRIAYSVNGGEVKEQVDFNKFPPALL, from the coding sequence ATGACTTCGTTGAAATCGTTTATCAAAGCGATACGCGCAGCTAAGACCATTGCTGATGAGAGAGCCGTGATCCAAAAAGAATCGGCTGCTATCCGAACGTCGTTTCGCGAGGATTACTCTGACAATAAAGTCCGTCGTCAGAATGTCGCCAAACTGCTATATTTGTTTACGCTTGGTGAGCGAACTCACTTTGGCCAAGTTGAATGTTTGAAATTGTTAGCGACATCTAAATTTTCCGATAAGCGACTGGGTTATCTGGGTACAATGCTATTATTAGACGAGAATCAGGAGGTATTGACATTGGTGACAAATTCCCTGTCAAATGATTTGTCTCATCCTAATCAATACGTTGTGGCTCTTGCATTGTGTACTCTGGCAAATATTGCATCCACTGAAATGGGTCGTGATTtgtttgctgatattgaaaagatcctATCAAGTTCAAACCCGTATCTCAAGAAAAAGGCCGCTCTATGTGCTATGAGAATCACTCGACGAGTACCAGAATTAGAGGAGGTATTTGTTGACAAGGCCAAGTTATTAGTCAATGACAAGAACCACGGTGTTTTGTTGTGTGGTATCTCACTGATTCATGATTTGTGTGATAATAACCCAGAAACAATGGTTCCTCAGTTCCGTCCTCTAGTACCTAAACTTATCAAAAACCTCAAGGTTCTGTCCACATCAGGCTATGCTCCGGAGCACGATGTAGCTGGTGTTAGTGATCCATTCTTACAAGTGAAAATTATACGATTATTGGGTCTTCTAGGTGCGGGTGATGCACAGGCTTCTGAGCAAATGAGTGATATTTTGGCACAAATCGCCTCTAACACAGACTCATCTAAAAATGTTGGCAATGCTGTATTGTATGAAACTGTTCTGACTATCTTTGGCATCGAGGCTGATTCTGGTTTGAGAGTCTTGGGTGTCAATATTCTCGGTAAATTCTTGTCGACGCGAGACAATAATACGCGATATGTTGCATTGAATACCCTGTTGAAAGTTATTGATATCGAACCAACTGCTGTTCAGCGTCACAGAGCTACTATCATTGAATGTCTACAGGATGTCGATATTTCTATTCGTCGAAGAGCTCTTGAACTTTCGTTTGCTCTTATCAATGACCAGAACACGCGTGTGCTTATTCGTGAATTACTAGCATTTCTTGAGACAGCTGATAGCGAGTTCAAGACAAACATCATCTCCCAAATTGCACTTGCGGCCGAGAAATATGCCCCTAATAGCAGATGGCACATTGATACCATTCTCCGTGCTCTTAAACTTGCCGGTGCTTACGCCAAGGAAAATGTTCTTTCATCATTCATTACTCTTGTTATCAGCTCAGGCGAGGAACTGCAGCTTTATACTGTGCAGAAGCTTTACTCTGCTCTAAAGAAGGATATTTCGCAAGAGGGTCTAACTCTTGTGGGTGTGTGGCTTATTGGAGAATATGCCAATAACCTTTTAAAGGGAGGTAgttatgaagaagaagagcttgtACAACAAGTTACCGAAGAGGATATTGTCCAGCtgtttgaaaatattatcaattcTCTCTATGCTACTGAGGTAGTCAGAGAATATGTCGTCAATGCTTTAATGAAGCTTACAGTGCGATTCTCGTCCGCAGCTCAAATCGAGCGTATCAGACTTATCCTTCAAGCAAATGCATCCTCATTGAACGTTGAAGTTCAACAAAGAGTCGCTGAATACAATGTGCTATTCGGTTATGATTCTGTTCGTCGTGGTGTGCTGGAAAAAATGCCTCCACCCGAAATTCGTGAGGATCTTAGTAAACAAGCCGAGAAAGCCAAGGCTCATAAAAAGACTGCTCGAATCCCTGCCAGCCATGGATCCACAACTGCAAGTGCTCCTTCAGATGTCGACCTATTACTGGATCTTACTGGTGACAGTCCTTCCAATGGCACAACTGCTACCAATTCCGCTGCTACCACTGATTTGTTATCTGACATTTTTGGTAGCTCTGGTAACGCATCAGCCGCTGCAAACACTGGTTCGGCTAACACAGGCTCTGCTGCAGACCTTCTGTCAGGTCTTGGTGGTAGCTCAGGTCCTACTAGTGCTACTCCACCAGCGGCGAAATCGgcaaatcaaaatattcttgatctcTTTGGTTCTGGCCCATCGCCATCACCAGGTACTCCACCTGCTACAGCAACTACAGCCTCAGATCTAATGAACCACGTCCCAGCTGATGCATATGAGGCATATAACAATAACAGTCTCCGTCTCAGCTTCCAACCTCGCAAAGAAACACCTGGATCAGTAACCATTACTGCCACATTCCAGAACACAGGTTCATCACCTATCAGTGACCTTGTTCTTCAAGTCGCTGTTCCTAAAAGTCAGAAGTTACAACTTCAAGCACTGTCATCTTCGACCGTGACACCTGGTCAAACTGCCAGACAACTCATGAAGGTGTCAGGTGCACCTAACACCAATGTCAGACTTCGTCTCCGTATCGCCTACTCCGTTAATGGTGGTGAGGTAAAGGAACAAGTCGACTTTAACAAATTCCCTCCTGCTCTACTTTAG
- the SLM3 gene encoding Slm3p (tRNA-specific 2-thiouridylase; responsible for 2-thiolation of the wobble base of mitochondrial tRNAs; human ortholog is implicated in myoclonus epilepsy associated with ragged red fibers (MERRF); GO_component: GO:0005737 - cytoplasm [Evidence IEA]; GO_component: GO:0005739 - mitochondrion [Evidence IEA,IEA]; GO_component: GO:0005739 - mitochondrion [Evidence IDA] [PMID 14562095]; GO_component: GO:0005739 - mitochondrion [Evidence IDA] [PMID 15944150]; GO_function: GO:0005524 - ATP binding [Evidence IEA]; GO_function: GO:0003723 - RNA binding [Evidence IEA]; GO_function: GO:0000166 - nucleotide binding [Evidence IEA]; GO_function: GO:0016783 - sulfurtransferase activity [Evidence IEA]; GO_function: GO:0004808 - tRNA (5-methylaminomethyl-2-thiouridylate)-methyltransferase activity [Evidence ISS] [PMID 10592175]; GO_function: GO:0004808 - tRNA (5-methylaminomethyl-2-thiouridylate)-methyltransferase activity [Evidence IMP] [PMID 15509579]; GO_function: GO:0000049 - tRNA binding [Evidence IEA]; GO_function: GO:0016740 - transferase activity [Evidence IEA,IEA]; GO_process: GO:0070903 - mitochondrial tRNA thio-modification [Evidence IMP] [PMID 15509579]; GO_process: GO:0008033 - tRNA processing [Evidence IEA,IEA]) produces the protein MSSGVDSSTTAALLAKKYPGQVHGIYMCNWTATARCTEDEWNDVKEVSKVIGIPCHRVNLEKEYWTKVFEPMIDMYKNGLTPNPDVGCNRHIKFGALLQWASDHQKRLTGSPEGTKWWLATGHYARVGIPAARDGTNLEAKSNIHHLLRPKDLSKDQSYYLSTVLPESLNRVLFPLAAYTKPQIRQIAVDLDLPTASKPDSQGLCFVSQDHGHFKDFLEEYVVPTPGDIVTEDGKVVGKHQGLWQATIGQRSGVSMPQGDPECRGVWYVSDKRTAENQIVIVRGRDHPSIFRTTAQCSKFRWLGSDISLDDLSSIRVQFRSLQDQGLSVSDITVKNGIPGSSAVTDISVQFSEPARAVAPGQYLVLYQRDRVLGSGMIDFTR, from the coding sequence ATGTCATCAGGGGTTGATTCATCGACCACGGCAGCCCTTCTTGCCAAGAAATACCCTGGTCAAGTACATGGAATATACATGTGCAACTGGACGGCAACAGCACGGTGTACGGAAGACGAATGGAACGATGTCAAGGAAGTTAGCAAGGTGATTGGTATCCCCTGCCACAGAGTTAATCTTGAGAAGGAGTATTGGACTAAAGTGTTTGAGCCCATGATAGATATGTATAAAAATGGACTTACACCCAATCCAGATGTCGGATGCAATCGTCACATAAAATTCGGAGCTCTGCTTCAATGGGCAAGTGACCATCAGAAAAGGCTTACTGGTAGTCCTGAGGGAACTAAGTGGTGGCTCGCTACGGGGCACTATGCTAGAGTAGGAATTCCTGCTGCGCGTGATGGTACAAACTTGGAAGCTAAGAGTAACATTCACCACTTGCTAAGACCCAAAGATCTGAGTAAAGATCAAAGTTACTACTTATCCACCGTACTTCCAGAATCCCTGAACAGGGTTTTATTTCCGCTAGCAGCATATACAAAGCCTCAGATAAGACAAATAGCGGTAGATCTCGACCTTCCAACGGCCTCTAAGCCCGATTCTCAGGGCCTGTGTTTTGTATCACAAGATCATGGACATTTCAAGGACTTTTTAGAGGAATATGTAGTTCCAACTCCTGGAGACATAGTTACTGAAGACGGTAAAGTAGTCGGTAAACATCAAGGTCTATGGCAAGCTACTATTGGACAACGGAGCGGAGTCTCGATGCCCCAAGGTGACCCTGAATGTAGGGGTGTTTGGTACGTGAGTGACAAGCGAACTGCGGAGAACCAAATTGTAATAGTACGAGGACGAGATCATCCCTCGATTTTCCGGACTACTGCCCAGTGTTCAAAGTTCCGATGGCTTGGCAGTGATATCTCTCTGGATGACCTCTCCTCTATCCGCGTACAGTTCCGTTCCTTACAGGACCAGGGATTATCTGTCTCAGATATCACTGTGAAAAACGGTATTCCTGGCTCCAGTGCTGTAACAGATATATCTGTTCAGTTTTCTGAGCCGGCGAGGGCTGTAGCACCCGGCCAATACCTGGTTCTCTACCAGCGAGACCGCGTGTTAGGCAGTGGCATGATTGATTTTACTCGTTGA
- the SEC24 gene encoding COPII subunit SEC24 (Component of the Sec23p-Sec24p heterodimer of the COPII vesicle coat; required for cargo selection during vesicle formation in ER to Golgi transport; homologous to Sfb3p; SEC24 has a paralog, SFB2, that arose from the whole genome duplication; GO_component: GO:0030127 - COPII vesicle coat [Evidence IEA]; GO_component: GO:0030127 - COPII vesicle coat [Evidence IDA] [PMID 8004676]; GO_component: GO:0012507 - ER to Golgi transport vesicle membrane [Evidence IEA]; GO_component: GO:0005794 - Golgi apparatus [Evidence IEA]; GO_component: GO:0000139 - Golgi membrane [Evidence IEA]; GO_component: GO:0005737 - cytoplasm [Evidence IEA,IEA]; GO_component: GO:0031410 - cytoplasmic vesicle [Evidence IEA]; GO_component: GO:0005783 - endoplasmic reticulum [Evidence IEA]; GO_component: GO:0005789 - endoplasmic reticulum membrane [Evidence IEA]; GO_component: GO:0016020 - membrane [Evidence IEA]; GO_function: GO:0046872 - metal ion binding [Evidence IEA]; GO_function: GO:0005048 - signal sequence binding [Evidence IMP] [PMID 12941277]; GO_function: GO:0008270 - zinc ion binding [Evidence IEA]; GO_process: GO:0006888 - ER to Golgi vesicle-mediated transport [Evidence IEA]; GO_process: GO:0090110 - cargo loading into COPII-coated vesicle [Evidence IDA] [PMID 12941277]; GO_process: GO:0090110 - cargo loading into COPII-coated vesicle [Evidence IDA] [PMID 14627716]; GO_process: GO:0090110 - cargo loading into COPII-coated vesicle [Evidence IDA] [PMID 15665868]; GO_process: GO:0006886 - intracellular protein transport [Evidence IEA]; GO_process: GO:0015031 - protein transport [Evidence IEA]; GO_process: GO:0006810 - transport [Evidence IEA]; GO_process: GO:0016192 - vesicle-mediated transport [Evidence IEA]), translated as MSQYGHPAGGEGYQASGNEGVAGGPPQSAPPPGGHTKRRVYAKQQYDFNAGAAPSPYGSEIGGSSNGDIYGGAQGYGVGPGAGAPGIPGAPGVAGAGVGAPGGPGAVFTPGVGVTSPGAGVGGYGAGAYGAGTDGTGAGAAGSGYGIGAVADGLANQFGQLGLGGASGARGPQPVVGQPQGGQQPGANGQQQRLPLNQLYNIDLIQSLPPPITDLALPPPPLILPAGAAVNNNPEANASPDFIRSTLNVIPTNSSLLKKSKLPFALVVRPYTSLLDASAPVPIVSDTVICRCRRCRCYINPFVTFMDQSHRWKCNMCGLTNEVPTQFDWDPIKNERQDRYARNEINYGVVEFVAPPEYLVRPPQPPIYVFVLDVSVNAIANGLLATAARTILESLDRLPNSDGRTRVAFIAVDAALHYFSIPLPSSQQKEPSIMVVSDLENPFLPLPSGLLVNLNECRPAIEQLLGTLGETFAGNVSSSNALGSALKAANQLIGNVGGKIICLTASIPNVGIAKLEIREDRKVLGTAKEGALLQTANAFYKSFAVECNRSQVTVDMFLFSSQYQDVASLSNLPRYTGGQTYFYPGWSANRAEDAVKFAHEFGEHLSQEFAMEAVLRVRASTGLRMNAFYGNFFNRSSDLCSFPTFPRDQSYVIEVAIDETINKPYVCFQAAVLHTTCHGERRIRVLNVAIPTSNLLQDIYASADQLAITAYYTHKAVEKALTSGIQDAQDLLTNKLTEMLQTYKKDLMTTNVGASAPLQFCANLRMLPLLFNGLLKHVGLRKSAQIPSDLRSAALALLSTLPLKYLIKYIHADFYSLHDMPDEAGVPNEETGELVFPPKLNLTGERIVSHGLYLIDDGQVQFLWVGRDAVPQLLLDAFGVDSSAQVKPGKRELPEVEGSLLNAKIRSIIAKTREKNDSITWPSLFIMKEDGDPSLRLWATTFLIEDRSDQSPSYFQFLSGLRDKINS; from the coding sequence ATGTCGCAATACGGACAcccagctggtggtgaaggATACCAGGCCAGTGGCAATGAAGGTGTCGCAGGTGGTCCTCCTCAATCAGCACCTCCTCCTGGAGGTCATACAAAGAGGAGAGTTTATGCTAAGCAACAGTATGATTTCAATGCTGGAGCTGCTCCATCTCCATATGGTTCTGAGATAGGTGGTTCTAGTAATGGTGATATCTATGGAGGTGCTCAAGGATATGGAGTTGGTcctggagcaggagctccAGGTATTCCAGGTGCCCCAGGAgtcgctggtgctggtgtaGGAGCTCCAGGTGGACCAGGAGCTGTTTTTACCCCTGGCGTGGGTGTTACTAgtcctggtgctggagttggtggttatggtgctggtgcttaCGGTGCCGGTACTGATGGcactggagctggagctgctggatctggttaTGGCATTGGTGCTGTGGCTGATGGATTAGCCAATCAATTCGGACAATTGGGATTGGGTGGAGCAAGTGGTGCCCGCGGACCTCAACCAGTAGTGGGACAACCTCAAGGTGGACAACAACCAGGAGCAAatggtcaacaacaaagaCTTCCTTTAAACCAACTTTACAATATCGATTTGATTCAATCGTTACCTCCACCTATTACCGATTTGGCacttcctcctccaccaTTGATTTTGCCAGCAGGCGCGGCAGTCAACAATAACCCCGAAGCTAATGCATCGCCAGATTTCATTCGATCCACTTTAAATGTCATTCCTACAAACTCATCGTTATTAAAGAAGAGTAAATTGCCATTTGCACTTGTGGTTCGCCCCTATACCTCATTATTGGATGCCTCTGCACCGGTGCCCATTGTATCAGATACAGTTATCTGCAGATGTCGTAGATGTCGTTGTTATATTAACCCGTTTGTGACTTTTATGGATCAATCCCATCGTTGGAAGTGTAACATGTGTGGATTGACCAATGAGGTTCCTACTCAGTTTGATTGGGATCCTATTAAAAATGAGCGCCAAGATAGATATGCTCGTAATGAAATCAACTATGGTGTTGTTGAGTTTGTGGCTCCTCCAGAGTATTTGGTTCGTCCTCCTCAACCTCCTATCTATGTGTTTGTATTAGATGTCAGTGTTAATGCGATTGCCAATGGACTGTTGGCTACAGCTGCCAGAACCATTTTGGAGAGTCTTGATCGTCTACCTAATAGTGACGGTAGAACTAGAGTTGCTTTTATTGcagttgatgctgctctACACTACTTTTCGATTCCCTTGCCAAGTTCTCAACAAAAGGAGCCTTCGATTATGGTGGTTAGTGATCTTGAAAACCCATTCTTGCCACTGCCTAGCGGATTGTTGGTTAATTTGAACGAGTGCAGACCTGCTATCGAGCAATTGCTTGGTACTTTGGGTGAAACTTTTGCTGGTAATGTCAGTTCCAGCAATGCTCTTGGCTCGGCTCTTAAGGCCGCTAATCAGCTTATTGGAAATGTTGGTGGTAAGATTATCTGTCTTACTGCTAGTATACCCAATGTTGGTATTGCCAAGCTTGAAATCCGTGAAGACCGCAAAGTTCTTGGTACTGCCAAGGAAGGTGCTCTATTGCAAACTGCAAATGCCTTTTACAAATCGTTTGCTGTTGAGTGTAACCGTAGTCAAGTCACTGTTGAcatgtttttgttttcttctcaatacCAGGATGTCGCTTCTTTGAGCAACTTGCCAAGATACACTGGTGGTCAGACTTATTTCTACCCAGGTTGGTCTGCTAACCGTGCCGAGGATGCTGTCAAGTTTGCCCATGAATTTGGCGAACATCTGTCTCAAGAGTTTGCTATGGAAGCTGTTCTGCGTGTTCGTGCTTCCACTGGTCTACGTATGAATGCTTTCTATGGTAACTTTTTCAACCGTTCTTCTGATTTGTGCTCGTTCCCTACCTTCCCTAGAGATCAGTCCTATGTCATCGAGGTTGCCATTGATGAGACTATTAACAAGCCATACGTCTGTTTCCAGGCAGCTGTACTCCACACTACCTGTCATGGAGAACGTCGTATCCGTGTTTTGAACGTGGCCATTCCTACTAGTAACCTGTTACAAGACATTTATGCATCTGCTGACCAATTGGCTATTACCGCTTACTACACACACAAGGCTGTTGAAAAGGCTCTTACATCAGGCATTCAAGATGCTCAAGATTTGTTAACTAATAAGCTCACGGAAATGCTCCAGACTTATAAGAAGGATCTTATGACGACTAATGTCGgagcatcagcaccatTGCAGTTCTGTGCTAACTTGCGAATGCTTCCTCTACTGTTTAACGGCTTGCTCAAACACGTTGGTCTTCGTAAATCTGCTCAAATTCCTTCTGATCTGAGGTCTGCTGCCTTGGCATTGTTAAGCACCTTGCCACTGAAATACCTCATCAAGTATATCCATGCTGATTTCTACAGTCTGCATGACATGCCTGATGAGGCCGGTGTGCCAAATGAAGAGACTGGTGAACTTGTTTTCCCACCTAAATTGAACCTCACAGGAGAGCGCATTGTTTCTCATGGACTGTATCTTATTGACGATGGTCAAGTACAATTCTTGTGGGTAGGACGTGATGCTGTTCCACAATTGCTTCTTGATGCTTTCGGTGTTGATTCGTCAGCTCAAGTTAAGCCTGGTAAGCGTGAGCTTCCTGAGGTTGAGGGCTCACTTCTCAATGCTAAAATCAGAAGCATCATTGCAAAGACCCGTGAGAAGAATGATTCTATTACATGGCCATCACTATTCATCATGAAGGAGGACGGTGATCCTTCATTGCGTCTATGGGCTACCACCTTCCTCATAGAAGACCGTAGCGACCAAAGCCCAAGTTATTTCCAATTCCTTTCAGGATTGCGTGATAAAATCAACTCCTAA
- a CDS encoding putative palmitoyltransferase ZDHHC20 — protein MINKTTLESMEPVRYKTALASSQFRYRDAPSSESLGNIFDLGLYRNWCSVMGDRVIEWLLPIVPANKTEGISFEINQELWDKAQREALDEQSQFHEANEYYRRQSDYLEQRREIRKQQLQRSIESDIRTSEYHEPEIPDPSESIPLTRYR, from the coding sequence ATGATCAACAAAACCACGTTAGAATCCATGGAGCCTGTTCGATATAAAACAGCGCTTGCATCTTCACAATTCAGATATAGAGATGCACCGTCATCAGAATCTTTGGGAAACATTTTTGATCTCGGACTGTATAGAAACTGGTGTTCTGTAATGGGCGACAGGGTCATCGAGTGGCTTCTACCAATTGTACCTGCCAACAAAACCGAAGGCATTTCGTTTGAAATTAACCAGGAGCTCTGGGACAAGGCTCAACGGGAGGCCCTTGACGAGCAGTCGCAATTCCACGAAGCAAACGAATACTACCGCCGACAGTCGGACTACCTCGAGCAGCGACGTGAGATCAGGAAACAACAACTACAGCGTTCCATAGAAAGCGACATTCGTACCAGCGAGTATCATGAGCCCGAAATCCCTGATCCGTCCGAATCTATACCACTCACCCGTTACAGGTGA